Proteins co-encoded in one Actinomadura luteofluorescens genomic window:
- a CDS encoding ABC transporter permease, producing MPDRLTAALRGNLDMAGLGALLVVLLAVYSHYDSQVFTPASITILSAQFLPLILAAMGQSTVMLAGGIDLSLGAVLSLAMAVFAVRAEDGVLVAAGLALAAAAATGAANGVLVAYAGLPPIIVTLAASFLWGGVTLVVLPQPGGSVPSGLVKAYNNGWNGLALPFVAIALVLLLWKLVRTTRFGLSLYAVGGNEHGAYASGIGTRKVKISAYALAGVFIGLAGIGLAIQTGSGDATIGTPYTLNSIAASVLAGVSFFGGVGQMRATVLAALLIGLLTNLLLFTGLSPFYQLIMQGAVLIVAIAVKTLATRERTQ from the coding sequence ATGCCTGACCGCCTCACCGCCGCGCTGCGCGGCAACCTCGACATGGCGGGCCTCGGCGCGCTGCTGGTCGTCCTGCTGGCCGTCTACAGCCACTACGACTCGCAGGTGTTCACCCCCGCGTCGATCACGATCCTGTCGGCGCAGTTCCTGCCGCTGATCCTGGCGGCGATGGGGCAGAGCACCGTCATGCTGGCCGGCGGCATCGACCTTTCGCTCGGCGCGGTGCTGTCTCTGGCGATGGCGGTGTTCGCCGTGCGCGCCGAGGACGGCGTGCTCGTCGCCGCCGGCCTGGCCCTGGCCGCCGCCGCCGCGACCGGCGCCGCGAACGGCGTGCTCGTCGCCTACGCCGGGCTGCCGCCGATCATCGTGACGCTGGCGGCGTCGTTCCTGTGGGGCGGCGTCACGCTCGTGGTCCTCCCCCAGCCCGGCGGGAGCGTCCCGTCCGGCCTGGTCAAGGCGTACAACAACGGCTGGAACGGCCTCGCGCTGCCGTTCGTGGCGATCGCCCTGGTGCTGCTGCTCTGGAAGCTCGTCCGGACGACCCGTTTCGGGCTGTCGCTGTACGCGGTCGGCGGCAACGAGCACGGCGCCTACGCCAGCGGCATCGGCACCCGCAAGGTGAAGATCTCCGCCTACGCGCTCGCGGGCGTCTTCATCGGCCTCGCGGGCATCGGCCTCGCGATCCAGACCGGCTCCGGGGACGCCACGATCGGCACCCCGTACACGCTCAACTCGATCGCCGCGTCGGTGCTCGCCGGGGTCAGCTTCTTCGGCGGCGTCGGCCAGATGCGCGCGACCGTGCTGGCCGCGCTGCTCATCGGCCTGCTCACCAACCTGCTGCTGTTCACCGGGCTCTCGCCGTTCTACCAACTGATCATGCAGGGCGCGGTGCTGATCGTGGCGATCGCCGTCAAGACGTTGGCGACCAGGGAGAGGACGCAATGA
- a CDS encoding M20/M25/M40 family metallo-hydrolase encodes MKAELREVLPGRPNVVATVPGRDPRMVLLESHLDTVETTGMTVDPFAGTIRDGRLYGRGACDAKGPLAAFMLAAEELAAGDPPPVGVVLAGVVDEEHAYQGVLGLISDLGDAPLAGAVVGEPTGLVPATAHKGCVRYTVRALGTAGHSSRPDEAVNAVALMTRVIDHIGAAAPDVPPHPLLGTATRCVTRIRGGEGPNTVPGRCEIDVDRRTLPGEDPVEVWRRDRAELAALIPGRIEVDEPFTVDYALDTPAGSPVPAALRRALEAAGRPATVQGMPFGTDASKLARAGIPSVVFGPGSIADAHSADESVALADVDLAARIVADTVRSLGSRA; translated from the coding sequence GTGAAGGCGGAGCTGCGGGAGGTGCTGCCGGGACGTCCCAACGTCGTCGCGACCGTGCCGGGACGCGATCCCCGCATGGTGCTGCTGGAGTCGCACCTCGACACGGTCGAGACCACCGGCATGACCGTCGACCCGTTCGCCGGGACGATCCGGGACGGCCGCCTGTACGGGCGCGGCGCCTGCGACGCCAAGGGGCCGCTCGCGGCGTTCATGCTGGCGGCGGAGGAGCTGGCGGCCGGGGACCCGCCGCCGGTCGGTGTCGTCCTCGCCGGGGTCGTGGACGAGGAGCACGCCTACCAGGGCGTCCTCGGCCTGATCTCCGACCTCGGGGACGCGCCGCTCGCCGGGGCCGTCGTCGGGGAGCCGACCGGGCTCGTCCCCGCCACCGCGCACAAGGGCTGCGTCCGCTACACCGTCCGCGCGCTCGGGACGGCCGGGCACAGCTCCCGGCCGGACGAGGCCGTCAACGCGGTCGCGCTCATGACGCGCGTGATCGACCACATCGGCGCGGCGGCGCCGGACGTCCCGCCGCACCCGCTGCTCGGGACGGCGACCCGCTGCGTCACCCGGATCCGGGGCGGCGAGGGCCCGAACACGGTGCCGGGCCGCTGCGAGATCGACGTCGACCGCCGCACCCTCCCCGGCGAGGACCCCGTCGAGGTGTGGCGCCGCGACCGCGCCGAGCTGGCCGCGCTCATCCCGGGCCGCATCGAGGTGGACGAGCCGTTCACCGTCGACTACGCCCTCGACACGCCCGCCGGCAGCCCGGTCCCCGCCGCTCTCCGCCGCGCCCTGGAAGCGGCGGGACGTCCCGCGACCGTCCAGGGCATGCCGTTCGGGACCGACGCCAGCAAGCTCGCCCGCGCCGGCATCCCCTCGGTCGTCTTCGGCCCCGGCTCCATCGCCGACGCCCACTCCGCCGACGAGTCCGTCGCGCTGGCGGACGTGGACCTCGCCGCGCGCATCGTCGCCGACACCGTCCGCTCCCTGGGGAGCCGGGCATGA
- a CDS encoding alanine racemase, translating to MSLTIPGEHVDWRTKGLWLPGPPVPLEEFAAARHPLFGGPFTWPVMVARRTALDRNIAALAAFCREHGLAFAPHGKTSMAPTLFQAQLDAGAWGITAATANQVLAYRTFGVPRVLLANELLDPTALRWLGGEIDRGMEFLLYADSAEGVAAISAAAGERPFRVLVELGHASGRTGCRTVEELAAVARAVADAPGTELVGVAGYEGGLPDVAAARAYLGALRDATARLSPLLPRDVVVTAGGSAYFDQVAEKLAGDWLPGHDLTVVLRSGAYVSHDDGIYTERTPFNRVPGSLDAALEIWAQVTSVPEPGLAIAGMGKREAPYDAGLPVPLRIRRADGTTASADGMRVTDTNDHHAYVATGDASVRPGDLICFGISHPCTAFDKWQVIPVVDDDHTVVDLIRTYF from the coding sequence GTGAGCCTCACCATTCCCGGCGAGCACGTCGACTGGCGGACCAAGGGCCTCTGGCTGCCCGGGCCGCCCGTCCCCCTGGAGGAGTTCGCCGCCGCCCGGCACCCGCTGTTCGGCGGCCCGTTCACCTGGCCGGTCATGGTGGCGCGGCGGACGGCGCTGGACCGCAACATCGCGGCGCTCGCCGCGTTCTGCCGGGAGCACGGGCTCGCGTTCGCGCCGCACGGCAAGACGTCCATGGCCCCGACGCTGTTCCAGGCCCAGCTGGACGCGGGCGCCTGGGGCATCACCGCCGCGACGGCCAACCAGGTGCTCGCCTACCGGACGTTCGGCGTCCCCCGCGTCCTGCTGGCCAACGAGCTGCTCGACCCGACCGCGCTGCGCTGGCTCGGCGGCGAGATCGACCGCGGCATGGAGTTCCTGCTGTACGCCGACTCCGCCGAGGGCGTCGCGGCGATCTCCGCGGCGGCCGGTGAGCGCCCGTTCCGGGTGCTCGTCGAACTCGGGCACGCGAGCGGCCGCACCGGCTGCCGCACCGTCGAAGAGCTGGCCGCCGTCGCCCGCGCCGTCGCCGACGCGCCCGGCACGGAACTCGTCGGCGTCGCCGGGTACGAGGGCGGGCTGCCGGACGTCGCCGCGGCCCGCGCCTACCTCGGCGCGCTGCGCGACGCGACCGCCCGGCTGTCCCCGCTGCTCCCCCGCGACGTCGTCGTCACCGCGGGCGGCAGCGCCTACTTCGACCAGGTCGCCGAGAAGCTCGCGGGCGACTGGCTGCCCGGCCACGACCTCACCGTGGTCCTGCGCAGCGGCGCCTACGTCTCCCACGACGACGGCATCTACACCGAGCGGACGCCGTTCAACCGCGTCCCCGGCTCGCTGGACGCCGCGCTGGAGATCTGGGCGCAGGTCACGTCCGTCCCGGAGCCCGGCCTCGCGATCGCCGGGATGGGCAAGCGGGAGGCCCCCTACGACGCCGGCCTGCCCGTCCCGCTGCGGATCCGCAGGGCGGACGGAACGACCGCCTCCGCGGACGGCATGCGCGTCACCGACACCAACGACCACCACGCCTACGTCGCGACGGGGGACGCCTCCGTGCGTCCGGGAGACCTGATCTGCTTCGGGATCTCCCACCCCTGCACGGCCTTCGACAAGTGGCAGGTCATCCCCGTCGTGGACGACGACCACACGGTGGTCGACCTGATCCGCACCTACTTCTGA
- a CDS encoding sugar ABC transporter ATP-binding protein → MTLLAVERVSKSFAGNRVLNEVSFDVRAGEVLALVGENGAGKSTVLSLITGLLPPDSGRVVYDGAPVSAWSPHRARALGIGSVHQELSLNPHQTVAENVFLGQWPARRGLVLRRDLVRRARPLLARVGLDADPLARAGRLPLGQQQLVELAKALASSPRLLILDEATSALDDDQVACVFKVVDELRAAGSSVIMVSHRMGELFAVADRLTVLKDGEVMATRERAETGHDDIVHLMIGRELSDLFPPKAGEAGTPAGAAPAGGDAAAIPSEREIAAEKEAAEDSAGGATPVPAGAPVLRARGLTVPGACAGVDLDLEPGRIIGLGGLQGQGQRAVLRALFGLVRHTGRVEVDGRPARLASPREAIRRRVAYVPEDRKVEGLHVAQTVRANLSLTNLGVVTPGRRLGTVDRGAEARLVADLVERMRIKVTGPEQEARRLSGGNQQKVALARWLPSEPRVLLLAEPTRGIDVGTKREIYHLLRRLADSGVAVLVTSGDTMELVGLCDEVAVMYEGAVVDRLSGGDLTEERLVRASVTGAVAHA, encoded by the coding sequence ATGACACTCCTGGCCGTCGAGCGGGTCTCCAAGTCCTTCGCGGGCAACCGCGTGCTGAACGAGGTGAGCTTCGACGTCCGCGCCGGTGAGGTCCTCGCCCTGGTGGGGGAGAACGGCGCGGGCAAGAGCACCGTCCTCTCGCTCATCACGGGGCTCCTGCCGCCCGACTCCGGACGCGTGGTCTACGACGGCGCGCCGGTCAGCGCCTGGTCCCCGCACCGTGCTCGGGCCCTCGGGATCGGCTCGGTGCACCAGGAGCTCAGCCTCAACCCGCACCAGACCGTCGCGGAGAACGTGTTCCTCGGCCAGTGGCCGGCGCGGCGCGGGCTCGTCCTGCGCCGCGACCTGGTCCGGCGCGCCCGGCCGCTGCTGGCGCGGGTCGGCCTGGACGCCGACCCGCTGGCCCGGGCGGGACGCCTCCCCCTCGGCCAGCAGCAGCTCGTCGAGCTGGCCAAGGCGCTCGCCTCGTCCCCGCGCCTGCTGATCCTGGACGAGGCGACGTCCGCCCTGGACGACGACCAGGTGGCCTGCGTGTTCAAGGTCGTCGACGAGCTGCGCGCGGCCGGCTCGTCGGTGATCATGGTCAGCCACCGGATGGGCGAGCTGTTCGCCGTCGCCGACCGGCTGACCGTGCTCAAGGACGGCGAGGTCATGGCCACCCGCGAGCGCGCGGAGACGGGCCACGACGACATCGTGCACCTGATGATCGGCCGGGAGCTGTCCGACCTGTTCCCGCCGAAGGCCGGGGAGGCGGGCACACCGGCGGGCGCCGCCCCGGCGGGCGGCGACGCCGCGGCCATCCCCTCCGAGCGGGAGATCGCCGCCGAGAAGGAGGCGGCCGAGGACTCCGCGGGGGGCGCCACCCCGGTCCCCGCGGGCGCGCCGGTGCTTCGCGCGCGGGGGCTGACCGTCCCCGGCGCCTGCGCCGGCGTCGACCTCGACCTCGAACCCGGCCGGATCATCGGCCTCGGCGGCCTCCAGGGGCAGGGGCAGCGGGCGGTGCTGCGCGCCCTGTTCGGGCTCGTCCGGCACACCGGCCGGGTCGAGGTGGACGGACGTCCCGCGCGCCTGGCGTCCCCGCGCGAGGCGATCCGCCGCCGCGTGGCCTACGTCCCGGAGGACCGCAAGGTCGAGGGCCTGCACGTGGCGCAGACCGTCCGGGCCAATCTGTCGCTCACCAACCTCGGCGTCGTGACGCCCGGCCGCCGGCTCGGCACCGTCGACCGCGGCGCCGAGGCCCGGCTCGTCGCCGACCTCGTCGAACGCATGCGGATCAAGGTGACCGGCCCGGAGCAGGAGGCGCGCCGGCTGTCGGGCGGCAACCAGCAGAAGGTCGCGCTGGCCCGCTGGCTGCCCTCGGAGCCGCGGGTCCTGCTGCTCGCCGAGCCGACCCGCGGCATCGACGTCGGCACCAAGCGCGAGATCTACCACCTGCTCCGCCGGCTGGCCGACAGCGGCGTGGCGGTCCTCGTCACCTCGGGAGACACCATGGAACTCGTCGGCCTGTGCGACGAGGTCGCCGTCATGTACGAGGGCGCGGTCGTGGACCGGCTCTCCGGCGGCGACCTCACCGAGGAGCGGCTCGTCCGCGCCTCCGTCACCGGGGCGGTGGCGCATGCCTGA
- a CDS encoding ABC transporter substrate-binding protein, with protein MIGRFTRAAVAVTALGTLAATAACGVDSGDGGSSASAGKSKALKVGWSTIYLTPSWMQQTDKMLKDDVAQLKKDGKVADYQVFNANGDTSQQIAQIRAMIQQKYDVILVDAGSSTALNPALEQAANAGITVANFDSLVTSDKVVRVGTDQKEWGRMMGRWLGEKLGGKGKIIAFNGPAGVAVSEERWQGAQEGLKQYPGVKVVSNVHSEYNLAPAAQAFASAYSANPDIDGVFSQGGALSAAALQTLVKQKKKLVPITGENYNGFLKLWKDNQAAGFSSLSTAQPNYLGVIALRAAVAKAGGATVPNQIMVPLPKITNENLDQYVQADQPDDSYPIQALPQSEIDKLIGK; from the coding sequence ATGATCGGTAGGTTCACGCGCGCCGCCGTGGCCGTCACGGCGCTGGGCACGCTGGCCGCCACCGCCGCGTGCGGCGTCGATTCCGGCGACGGCGGTTCGTCCGCCTCCGCCGGAAAGTCCAAGGCCCTCAAGGTGGGCTGGTCCACGATCTACCTGACCCCGTCGTGGATGCAGCAGACCGACAAGATGCTGAAGGACGACGTCGCCCAGCTGAAGAAGGACGGCAAGGTCGCCGACTACCAGGTGTTCAACGCCAACGGCGACACCTCCCAGCAGATCGCCCAGATCCGGGCGATGATCCAGCAGAAGTACGACGTGATCCTCGTGGACGCCGGGTCGTCCACCGCGCTGAACCCGGCGCTGGAGCAGGCGGCCAACGCCGGCATCACGGTCGCCAACTTCGACAGCCTGGTCACCTCCGACAAGGTCGTGCGCGTCGGCACGGACCAGAAGGAGTGGGGCCGGATGATGGGCCGGTGGCTCGGCGAGAAGCTGGGCGGCAAGGGCAAGATCATCGCGTTCAACGGCCCGGCCGGGGTCGCGGTCAGCGAGGAGCGCTGGCAGGGCGCCCAGGAGGGCCTCAAGCAGTACCCGGGCGTCAAGGTCGTCTCCAACGTGCACAGCGAGTACAACCTCGCCCCCGCCGCGCAGGCGTTCGCCTCCGCCTACTCCGCCAACCCCGACATCGACGGCGTGTTCTCGCAGGGCGGCGCGCTCTCGGCCGCCGCGCTCCAGACCCTTGTCAAGCAGAAGAAGAAGCTCGTCCCGATCACCGGCGAGAACTACAACGGGTTCCTCAAGCTCTGGAAGGACAACCAGGCCGCGGGGTTCTCCTCGCTGTCCACCGCCCAGCCGAACTACCTCGGCGTGATCGCGCTGCGCGCGGCGGTCGCCAAGGCCGGCGGCGCGACGGTGCCGAACCAGATCATGGTGCCGCTGCCCAAGATCACGAACGAGAACCTGGACCAGTACGTCCAGGCCGACCAGCCGGACGACTCCTACCCGATCCAGGCGCTGCCGCAGTCCGAGATCGACAAGCTGATCGGCAAGTAG
- a CDS encoding IclR family transcriptional regulator, giving the protein MTTDQAKPRNQSSSLRRALAVLDHVRDHADARGVSLTRIADDLGISKSTVLRLAQPLIDGDLLTRDRETGWFRLGHGALRLGQAYLSTLDMRSVAADPLRRLQHLVGETCHLVVYEAPDVVYIDKVENEHNVRMASRVGLRMPAYRTAVGKAVLAWLGEDDFQTVVAAGMPARTERTITDPARLAAELERVRLSGYAVDDRENEPEVRCVAAPIFDHTDRAVGALSVSGLTSRMTPARVREVGPMVERAGLEISRVLGSSRPSRRRPDRPRDDTSRHDPHEGNQP; this is encoded by the coding sequence ATGACGACCGACCAGGCGAAACCGAGGAACCAGTCGTCGTCGCTGCGCCGCGCGCTCGCCGTCCTCGACCACGTCCGCGACCACGCCGACGCGCGCGGGGTGTCGCTGACCCGCATCGCCGACGACCTCGGCATCAGCAAGAGCACCGTGCTGCGGCTCGCGCAGCCGCTCATCGACGGCGACCTGCTCACCCGCGACCGCGAGACCGGCTGGTTCCGGCTCGGGCACGGCGCGCTGCGGCTCGGCCAGGCGTACCTGTCGACGCTCGACATGCGGTCGGTCGCCGCCGACCCGCTGCGCCGCCTCCAGCACCTCGTGGGCGAGACGTGCCACCTCGTCGTCTACGAGGCCCCCGACGTCGTCTACATCGACAAGGTGGAGAACGAGCACAACGTCCGGATGGCGTCCCGCGTCGGGCTGCGGATGCCCGCCTACCGGACGGCCGTCGGCAAGGCCGTCCTCGCCTGGCTCGGCGAGGACGACTTCCAGACGGTCGTCGCGGCCGGCATGCCCGCGCGCACCGAACGGACGATCACCGACCCGGCGCGGCTGGCCGCCGAGCTGGAGCGGGTGCGCCTGTCCGGGTACGCCGTGGACGACCGGGAGAACGAGCCCGAGGTCCGCTGCGTCGCCGCGCCGATCTTCGACCACACCGACCGGGCGGTGGGCGCGCTCAGCGTGTCCGGGCTGACGTCCCGGATGACGCCGGCGCGGGTCCGGGAGGTCGGGCCGATGGTCGAGCGGGCGGGCCTGGAGATCTCCCGCGTGCTCGGCTCGTCCCGTCCGTCCCGCCGCCGCCCCGACCGGCCCCGCGACGACACGTCGCGTCACGACCCGCACGAAGGGAACCAGCCGTGA
- a CDS encoding N-acyl-D-amino-acid deacylase family protein, translated as MYDLLVRGGTVLDGTGAPGRRADVAVTAGRIAAVGALDGARASSVIDATGRYVMPGFIDTHVHGDAAVFDPDVQLAALRQGVTTFVLGQDGVSYAPAGAETLRYVSRYFAPVNGPHPGLDGGPVTVAELLAGYDRRTPLNTVYLLPHGTIRHGVMGTARRAPEPGELAAMRAHVERGLSEGAAGLSTGLEYVPGAYAGAAEIAALCAPVGAAGLPYVTHMRGYESAAGAAMAEVLEIARAGRVAPHVSHYHGPGDELVALVDGARAEGIDLTFDNYPYLRGSSTLTLVTLPDWLPIADLDATLDALAEPSVRERLERDWFAHRPEVWPRITLSHVPADEFRWAEGMSLPDAAERAGSGPGAFCCDLLVATRLEAGCVFGQPPTNSEESVRALLRHPAQTTGSDAIYQGGHPHPRGWGAFARLLGRHVRELGDWTWEQAAVHLAGRAADRFRLADRGRVETGRAADLAVVDPAAVTDRATYERPRVPADGVEHVVVNGVPVLSGGVLAENATPPGRALTPA; from the coding sequence ATGTACGATCTGCTGGTTCGCGGGGGGACGGTGCTGGACGGCACCGGGGCTCCCGGGCGCCGCGCGGACGTGGCCGTCACCGCCGGACGGATCGCCGCGGTCGGCGCCCTGGACGGCGCGCGGGCGTCCTCCGTGATCGACGCGACCGGCCGGTACGTCATGCCGGGCTTCATCGACACCCACGTCCACGGCGACGCGGCCGTGTTCGACCCCGACGTGCAGCTCGCCGCGCTGCGGCAGGGCGTCACCACGTTCGTCCTCGGCCAGGACGGGGTCTCCTACGCCCCCGCCGGCGCCGAGACGCTCCGCTACGTGAGCCGGTACTTCGCGCCGGTCAACGGTCCGCACCCCGGGCTGGACGGCGGGCCGGTGACCGTCGCGGAACTGCTCGCCGGGTACGACCGGCGCACCCCGCTCAACACCGTCTACCTCCTGCCGCACGGGACGATCCGGCACGGCGTCATGGGGACCGCGCGGCGCGCCCCGGAGCCCGGCGAGCTGGCGGCCATGCGGGCGCACGTCGAGCGCGGCCTGTCCGAAGGGGCGGCCGGGCTGTCCACCGGGCTGGAGTACGTGCCCGGCGCCTACGCCGGCGCCGCCGAGATCGCGGCGCTGTGCGCGCCGGTCGGCGCGGCCGGGCTGCCCTACGTCACGCACATGCGCGGATACGAGTCCGCCGCCGGCGCGGCGATGGCGGAGGTGCTGGAGATCGCGCGGGCCGGACGGGTCGCCCCGCACGTCTCGCACTACCACGGCCCCGGCGACGAGCTGGTCGCGCTCGTGGACGGAGCGCGCGCCGAGGGCATCGACCTGACCTTCGACAACTACCCCTACCTGCGGGGGTCCAGCACGCTGACGCTCGTCACGCTGCCGGACTGGCTTCCCATCGCCGACCTGGACGCCACGCTGGACGCGCTCGCCGAACCGTCCGTCCGGGAGAGGCTGGAGCGCGACTGGTTCGCGCACCGCCCCGAGGTGTGGCCCCGGATCACGCTCTCGCACGTCCCCGCCGACGAGTTCCGGTGGGCCGAGGGCATGAGCCTGCCGGACGCGGCCGAGCGGGCCGGTTCGGGCCCCGGCGCGTTCTGCTGCGATCTGCTCGTCGCGACCCGGCTGGAGGCCGGGTGCGTGTTCGGGCAGCCCCCGACCAACAGCGAGGAGTCGGTGCGGGCGCTGCTGCGGCACCCCGCCCAGACGACCGGATCGGACGCCATCTACCAGGGCGGGCATCCGCATCCGCGCGGGTGGGGGGCGTTCGCCCGGCTGCTCGGGCGGCACGTCCGGGAACTCGGCGACTGGACGTGGGAGCAGGCCGCCGTGCACCTGGCCGGGCGCGCCGCCGACCGGTTCCGGCTCGCCGACCGGGGCCGCGTCGAGACCGGCCGCGCCGCCGACCTCGCCGTCGTCGATCCGGCCGCCGTCACCGACCGCGCCACCTACGAAAGACCCAGGGTGCCCGCCGACGGCGTGGAGCACGTCGTGGTCAACGGCGTCCCCGTCCTGTCCGGCGGAGTTCTCGCCGAGAACGCGACACCGCCGGGACGGGCCCTCACGCCCGCCTGA
- a CDS encoding MBL fold metallo-hydrolase: MRLTQHVELVGSGAAGFDLTDPLDCHVYLVRGSRGSALVDAGAGVSAGLLARRMLAAAGPAGERHLLLTHGHADHAGGAAGLARGVQGLDVRAGAPASDWIASGEEEKLSVDRGKAAGVYPEGYTFPACPAVRPIADGERVDLGGGVALQAVATPGHADGHTCYLLDAPEGRALFSGDCVFTGGRISLQNLHDSRVPDYAASLERLAGLEVDMLLPGHHEISLARAGRHLRAARDVLRRGLLPGSTT; the protein is encoded by the coding sequence ATGAGGCTGACGCAGCACGTCGAACTCGTCGGCAGCGGGGCCGCCGGGTTCGACCTCACCGACCCGCTCGACTGCCACGTCTACCTCGTGCGGGGGTCGCGGGGCTCGGCACTGGTCGACGCGGGCGCCGGGGTGTCCGCCGGGCTGCTCGCCCGGCGGATGCTCGCGGCGGCCGGGCCGGCGGGGGAGCGGCACCTGCTGCTCACCCACGGGCACGCCGACCACGCGGGCGGCGCCGCCGGCCTCGCCCGGGGCGTCCAGGGGCTCGACGTTCGCGCGGGGGCACCGGCGAGCGACTGGATCGCCTCGGGCGAGGAGGAGAAGCTCAGCGTCGACCGCGGCAAGGCCGCCGGGGTCTACCCGGAGGGCTACACGTTCCCGGCGTGCCCGGCGGTCCGTCCCATCGCGGACGGGGAGCGCGTCGACCTCGGCGGAGGCGTCGCCCTCCAGGCCGTCGCCACCCCCGGGCACGCCGACGGCCACACCTGCTATCTGCTTGACGCGCCCGAGGGCCGCGCGCTGTTCTCGGGGGACTGCGTCTTCACCGGCGGGCGGATCTCGCTGCAGAACCTGCACGACTCGCGCGTCCCCGACTACGCCGCGAGCCTGGAGCGGCTCGCCGGGCTGGAGGTCGACATGCTGCTGCCTGGCCACCACGAGATCTCGCTCGCCCGCGCCGGGCGGCACCTGCGCGCCGCGCGGGACGTCCTGCGCCGCGGGCTCCTTCCGGGGAGCACCACATGA
- a CDS encoding ABC transporter permease, which translates to MMTALSRTAGARGPVAALRDNRAAWAFGVLIVTWIAAIAFAKGFDSVSSVRYLTQTAAFLGIVAVGQTLVIMMSGIDLSVSGVVALSAVVCAQVAAGSGGPAGVAVALVASLLVGLANAAGVTWLRVPPMVMTLATGTIVAGALLVYTNGSPKSAKVPMLASLANDRVAGVPLAFVLWLGITAVAAWLLHASRAGRWVFALGNGERASRASGVPLARTAFIAYGACALLAGVSGLVLLGFTSTSSLTMGNPYQLLSIASVVLGGTSILGGRGHVLGTVAGALLLTLLTALLAAWNVSEGVRQIVLGLLIIALLLAYARERRS; encoded by the coding sequence ATGATGACCGCGCTATCGCGTACCGCGGGCGCCCGCGGGCCGGTGGCGGCGCTGCGGGACAACCGCGCCGCCTGGGCGTTCGGCGTGCTGATCGTGACCTGGATCGCCGCGATCGCGTTCGCCAAGGGGTTCGACAGCGTCTCCAGCGTCCGCTACCTGACGCAGACCGCCGCGTTCCTCGGGATCGTCGCCGTCGGCCAGACCCTCGTGATCATGATGAGCGGCATCGACCTGTCGGTGTCCGGGGTGGTCGCGCTGTCGGCGGTGGTGTGCGCGCAGGTCGCCGCCGGCTCGGGCGGGCCCGCGGGCGTCGCCGTCGCGCTCGTCGCGAGCCTGCTGGTCGGGCTCGCCAACGCCGCCGGGGTGACGTGGCTCCGGGTGCCTCCGATGGTGATGACGCTGGCCACCGGCACGATCGTCGCCGGCGCGCTGCTCGTCTACACCAACGGGTCGCCGAAGTCGGCGAAGGTGCCGATGCTGGCGTCCCTGGCCAACGACCGCGTCGCGGGCGTCCCGCTCGCGTTCGTCCTGTGGCTCGGCATCACCGCCGTCGCCGCGTGGCTGCTGCACGCCTCCCGTGCCGGACGGTGGGTGTTCGCGCTCGGCAACGGGGAGCGGGCGTCGCGCGCGTCCGGCGTCCCGCTCGCCCGCACCGCGTTCATCGCCTACGGGGCGTGCGCGCTGCTCGCCGGGGTGTCGGGGCTGGTGCTGCTCGGGTTCACCTCCACCAGCTCGCTCACCATGGGCAACCCGTACCAGCTGCTGTCGATCGCGTCGGTCGTGCTCGGCGGGACGTCCATCCTCGGCGGGCGCGGGCACGTGCTCGGCACCGTCGCGGGCGCGCTGCTGCTGACGCTGCTGACCGCCCTGCTGGCCGCGTGGAACGTCTCGGAGGGCGTCCGGCAGATCGTCCTCGGCCTGCTCATCATCGCGCTGCTGCTCGCCTACGCGCGGGAACGGCGGTCCTGA